From a region of the Myxococcus stipitatus genome:
- a CDS encoding aminopeptidase P family protein, which produces MATSIPSTSGVSDSAQPAVGEQQSLVTSEPQAPAAKPASHDSAPPPALLDFMLKEWKPQTRKPPAKHKFAAAFKARRQALSKAFPGETLVIPTGHEKVRANDTYFRFRPGTDFYYLTGNLEPDCVLVLEPKAGGGHTDILFVEPNPGRSNATFFTDRVKGELWVGPRMGVPESRAHHDIDEARGLDTLPDYLSKLGGAAAKSTRVLRGFSAKVDDAVPAGGERDKALATTLSEMRLIKDAQELRELQVSIDATQRGFEDVIRSLRQQAKSERYVEGVFNLRARVEGNDVGYNTIAASGSHACVLHWTRNDGPLVPGDLLLLDAGVEGHSLYTADITRTLPISGRFSPEQKAIYELVYAAQEAAFAAAKPGNDFMEPNRHAMRVLAQGLEKLGILEDAEEALKDEHQFYKRYSLHNVSHMLGLDVHDCAQARQEAYKYGKLEAGMVLTVEPGLYFQKDDLTVPARYRGIGVRIEDDIVITARGCKVLSGNIPRTVKDVEAWMSGLWKGDKGAGGKKAAPAKAKAPKAKAKAAKAPAKKAGKRK; this is translated from the coding sequence ATGGCCACGTCCATCCCTTCAACGTCCGGTGTCTCCGACAGCGCGCAACCGGCTGTCGGTGAGCAGCAGTCCCTCGTCACGTCCGAGCCCCAGGCCCCCGCGGCGAAGCCCGCGAGCCACGATTCGGCGCCGCCTCCGGCGCTGCTCGACTTCATGCTGAAAGAGTGGAAGCCGCAGACGCGCAAGCCGCCGGCGAAGCACAAGTTCGCCGCGGCCTTCAAGGCGCGCCGCCAGGCCCTGTCGAAGGCGTTCCCTGGCGAGACGCTCGTCATCCCCACTGGCCACGAGAAGGTGCGCGCCAACGACACCTACTTCCGCTTCCGCCCGGGCACGGACTTCTACTACCTGACCGGCAACCTGGAGCCGGACTGCGTGCTGGTGCTCGAGCCCAAGGCGGGCGGCGGCCACACGGACATCCTCTTCGTGGAGCCCAATCCCGGCCGGAGCAACGCGACGTTCTTCACGGACCGCGTGAAGGGCGAGCTGTGGGTCGGCCCGCGCATGGGCGTGCCGGAGAGCCGCGCGCACCACGACATCGACGAGGCGCGGGGCCTGGACACGCTCCCGGACTACCTGTCGAAGCTGGGGGGCGCGGCGGCGAAGTCCACGCGCGTGCTGCGCGGCTTCTCCGCCAAGGTGGACGACGCCGTGCCCGCGGGTGGCGAGCGCGACAAGGCGCTGGCGACGACGCTGTCGGAGATGCGCCTCATCAAGGACGCGCAGGAGCTGCGCGAGCTGCAGGTGAGCATCGACGCCACGCAGCGCGGCTTCGAGGACGTCATCCGCAGCCTCAGGCAGCAGGCCAAGAGCGAGCGGTACGTCGAGGGCGTGTTCAACCTGCGCGCGCGCGTGGAAGGCAACGACGTGGGCTACAACACCATCGCCGCCAGCGGCTCGCACGCGTGCGTGCTGCACTGGACGCGCAATGACGGCCCGCTGGTGCCCGGCGACCTGCTGCTGCTCGACGCGGGCGTGGAGGGCCACTCGCTCTACACCGCGGACATCACCCGCACGCTGCCCATCTCCGGCCGCTTCTCCCCGGAGCAGAAGGCCATCTACGAGCTGGTGTACGCCGCGCAGGAGGCGGCCTTCGCCGCGGCGAAGCCGGGCAACGACTTCATGGAGCCCAACCGCCACGCCATGCGCGTGCTGGCCCAGGGCCTGGAGAAGCTGGGCATCCTCGAGGACGCCGAGGAGGCGCTCAAGGACGAGCACCAGTTCTACAAGCGCTACTCGCTGCACAACGTCAGCCACATGCTGGGCCTGGACGTGCACGACTGCGCGCAGGCGCGGCAGGAGGCGTACAAGTACGGCAAGCTCGAGGCGGGCATGGTGCTCACGGTGGAGCCGGGCCTGTACTTCCAGAAGGACGACCTGACGGTGCCCGCGCGCTACCGCGGCATCGGCGTGCGCATCGAGGACGACATCGTCATCACCGCGCGAGGCTGCAAGGTGCTGTCGGGCAACATCCCGCGCACGGTGAAGGACGTCGAGGCGTGGATGAGCGGCCTGTGGAAGGGCGACAAGGGCGCGGGCGGGAAGAAGGCCGCCCCCGCCAAGGCCAAGGCCCCGAAGGCCAAGGCGAAGGCCGCCAAGGCCCCGGCGAAGAAGGCCGGCAAGCGCAAGTAG